A genomic region of Rhodococcus oxybenzonivorans contains the following coding sequences:
- a CDS encoding alpha/beta hydrolase, with protein sequence MSSQELLAIPMPAGGRMDIYSGVARLSGKLWASCHRPPTGQSKTAVIIVHPSSNFLGHYALAPLAERGVTAVGMNTRYLANDSALIVENCVLDLGEGVKYLREAGFERIILMGNSGGGGLVSLYQSQAENPTITSTPAGDPPDLTAADLPPVDGIICAMAHPGRAIVYTQWLDPAIKDETRPFERDASLDMFDIRNGPPYSEEFMSRYRAAQVERNRRITRWVRAQLETASSRTGGAVNDLPFVVHGTAADPRFVDLTLEPSDRPPGTLWGETYSANFIPATLGHLTSLRSWLSQWSIDDSNANGPEHLSRVSVPVLVAYGTADNTAFESHARALYEGVGHAERELYPIAGADHYFTGNPGMVAAFCDKVVAWLDEHDLR encoded by the coding sequence ATGAGCTCACAAGAACTGCTCGCCATACCGATGCCCGCCGGTGGGCGGATGGACATCTACTCCGGTGTCGCCCGCCTGTCCGGCAAGCTGTGGGCCAGCTGCCATCGTCCCCCTACCGGTCAGTCCAAGACCGCAGTCATCATCGTGCACCCATCATCGAACTTCCTTGGTCACTACGCACTCGCACCGCTGGCCGAGCGCGGGGTGACAGCTGTCGGGATGAACACGCGCTACCTCGCGAACGACAGCGCTCTCATCGTCGAGAACTGCGTGCTCGACCTGGGGGAGGGTGTCAAATATCTGCGTGAAGCAGGGTTCGAGCGGATCATCCTGATGGGCAACTCCGGCGGTGGCGGACTCGTGTCGCTCTACCAGAGTCAGGCCGAAAATCCCACGATCACCTCCACCCCGGCGGGTGACCCGCCCGACCTCACCGCCGCGGACTTACCACCCGTCGACGGCATCATCTGCGCCATGGCCCACCCCGGGCGGGCAATTGTGTACACGCAGTGGCTGGACCCGGCGATCAAGGACGAGACGCGCCCGTTCGAGCGGGACGCGAGCCTCGACATGTTCGACATCAGGAACGGCCCGCCGTACTCCGAGGAGTTCATGTCGCGGTACCGCGCCGCCCAGGTCGAGAGAAACCGCCGGATCACACGCTGGGTGCGTGCTCAGCTCGAGACCGCCAGCAGCCGTACCGGCGGCGCGGTCAACGACCTGCCTTTCGTTGTCCATGGGACCGCCGCCGACCCCAGGTTCGTGGACCTCACCCTGGAGCCTTCAGACCGACCGCCCGGGACTCTCTGGGGCGAGACATATTCCGCCAACTTCATTCCGGCCACGCTCGGACACCTGACAAGTCTGAGGTCCTGGCTCAGCCAGTGGAGCATCGACGACAGCAACGCCAACGGCCCGGAGCACCTGTCCCGCGTCTCGGTTCCTGTCCTGGTGGCCTACGGCACCGCGGACAACACAGCCTTCGAGAGCCATGCCCGTGCCTTGTATGAGGGCGTGGGACATGCCGAGCGGGAGCTGTACCCCATAGCCGGCGCCGACCACTACTTCACCGGCAATCCTGGGATGGTTGCGGCCTTCTGCGACAAGGTCGTGGCCTGGCTGGATGAGCACGACCTCAGGTAG
- a CDS encoding homogentisate 1,2-dioxygenase — protein sequence MRHKDHLPKKEGVHQTRDDSTLYTEEGLGVEGFGSDWSLLYHRRLPTAITAAVAVDCPPETTVPNHPLTPRHLRTHDLEVGGDPVSSRHLLMANADVRLSVVAANHSSPLFRNAVGDEVFYIEKGSASVETTFGSLDVGRGDYVVIPTSTTHRWVLREDEPLRALVIEATGHVGPADRYLTQRGQFTEQAPFCERDLRSPSEVLLVEGRDVDVLVKNRNGLTKLTYQSHPFDVVGWDGCLYPYAFNVADFEPITGRLHQPPPVHQTFQGPNFVVCSFVPRKLDYHPLSIPLPYNHSNVDSDEVLFYVGGDYTSRAGSGIGQGSISLHPSGFVHGPQPGAVEASLGKDSTDELAIMVDTFRPLELGSAALDIADDQYAWSWLATSNEGSPVPAAATTAPVTAGTGGQ from the coding sequence ATTCGGCATAAGGATCACCTTCCCAAGAAAGAAGGTGTGCATCAAACTCGGGACGATTCAACCCTCTACACCGAGGAGGGGCTGGGGGTCGAGGGCTTCGGCTCCGACTGGTCCCTGCTTTATCACCGCCGGTTACCAACGGCCATCACCGCTGCGGTCGCCGTGGACTGCCCGCCCGAGACGACCGTGCCCAACCACCCGCTGACGCCGCGCCATCTGAGGACGCATGACCTCGAGGTCGGCGGTGACCCGGTCTCGAGCCGCCACCTGCTTATGGCCAACGCCGATGTCCGACTGTCGGTCGTGGCGGCTAATCACTCCAGCCCCTTGTTTCGAAACGCTGTCGGCGACGAGGTCTTCTACATCGAGAAAGGCTCCGCGTCTGTTGAGACAACGTTCGGCTCCCTCGATGTCGGCCGTGGCGACTACGTCGTCATCCCCACCTCGACGACGCACCGATGGGTCCTACGTGAGGACGAACCTTTGCGGGCGCTCGTCATCGAGGCAACCGGTCACGTCGGTCCGGCAGACCGCTACCTCACGCAGCGAGGCCAATTCACAGAGCAGGCGCCGTTCTGCGAACGTGACCTGCGCAGCCCGAGTGAGGTGCTCCTCGTGGAGGGCCGGGACGTCGACGTGCTCGTCAAGAACCGCAACGGACTGACAAAGCTCACCTACCAGTCGCACCCTTTCGACGTTGTGGGCTGGGACGGGTGCTTGTACCCCTACGCGTTCAATGTTGCTGACTTCGAGCCTATTACCGGGCGCCTCCACCAGCCCCCACCTGTCCATCAGACTTTCCAGGGCCCCAACTTTGTCGTCTGCAGTTTCGTGCCCCGCAAGCTTGACTACCACCCGCTGTCGATCCCGCTTCCGTACAACCACTCCAACGTTGACAGCGACGAGGTCCTCTTTTACGTCGGCGGCGACTATACAAGTCGCGCGGGATCCGGCATCGGACAGGGCTCGATCTCGCTGCACCCCTCTGGATTCGTCCACGGACCCCAACCCGGCGCGGTCGAGGCATCCCTCGGCAAGGACTCGACCGACGAGCTGGCCATCATGGTCGACACGTTTCGCCCCCTCGAGCTTGGCTCAGCGGCTCTCGATATTGCAGACGATCAATACGCCTGGAGCTGGCTCGCGACCAGCAACGAGGGGTCTCCGGTCCCAGCTGCGGCGACAACAGCCCCAGTGACCGCCGGTACCGGAGGACAGTAG
- a CDS encoding IclR family transcriptional regulator domain-containing protein yields MCIKLGTIQLTSRRDRQLTAAREWENLEQTLAEVRQHGMSRVIGNVVPNINERGINAFSVPVFDRQGFVVCALTIMGHADRMPSDWDSASALALKQRASLLSQRIGSQR; encoded by the coding sequence GTGTGCATCAAACTCGGGACGATTCAGCTCACGAGTCGTCGAGACCGTCAATTAACGGCGGCCCGGGAATGGGAAAACCTGGAGCAGACGCTCGCCGAGGTCCGGCAACACGGGATGAGCCGCGTGATCGGCAATGTGGTCCCCAACATCAACGAACGAGGGATCAACGCCTTCAGCGTGCCTGTGTTCGACCGGCAAGGATTCGTCGTGTGTGCACTCACGATCATGGGTCATGCCGACAGAATGCCGTCTGATTGGGACTCGGCCTCGGCGCTCGCGCTGAAGCAGCGCGCCAGCCTTTTGTCCCAGCGAATTGGGTCCCAGCGATAG
- a CDS encoding IS3 family transposase (programmed frameshift) — protein sequence MPNVYPAEVREKAVRLVLEHRDEYASEYEAIRTIAERMSLKTETVRVWVRKAEAAGGGTPAASASEAEAELRALRRKNAELEKTIEILKAATFFLRAGVRPATQVICRFIAEHRDQFGVVPICRVLTEHGCTIAPRTFYAWRSRPLSKRALWDATITAVLASYYVERDEHGRRRPESLYGSLKMWAHLRRQGIEVARCTVERLMRVNGWRGASRAKRVRTTVPEPSAPRPPDLVDRNFRVDRPDALYVADFTYVRMVSGFAYTAFVIDAFAGTIVGWEVSTSKETAFVQRAVNQACTLRTMQGNPLRGNTIHHSDAGSQYTALRFGETLFLQGLLPSIGSVADAFDNALAETTVGLYKAECIADDSPFRIGPLRTVSDVEEATSAWVHWYNTDRLMHRLGRIPPTEYEARYYAAERADQPVAHK from the exons ATGCCGAATGTCTATCCAGCCGAGGTGCGGGAGAAGGCCGTGCGCCTGGTCCTCGAACACCGTGACGAGTACGCCTCGGAGTACGAGGCGATCCGTACGATCGCCGAGCGGATGTCCCTGAAGACGGAGACGGTGCGGGTGTGGGTCCGCAAGGCCGAGGCGGCGGGTGGCGGCACCCCGGCTGCGTCGGCATCGGAGGCTGAGGCCGAACTGCGGGCTTTGCGGCGGAAGAACGCCGAGCTCGAGAAGACCATCGAAATATTGAAGGCTGCAACGT TCTTTCTTCGCGCGGGAGTGCGACCCGCCACGCAAGTGATCTGCCGGTTCATCGCCGAACACCGCGATCAGTTCGGGGTCGTACCGATCTGCCGGGTGCTCACCGAGCACGGGTGCACGATCGCCCCGAGAACCTTCTACGCCTGGCGCAGCCGGCCGTTGTCGAAACGGGCATTGTGGGACGCCACCATCACCGCGGTGCTGGCCTCCTACTACGTCGAGCGGGACGAGCACGGTCGACGCAGGCCGGAGTCGCTGTACGGCTCGTTGAAGATGTGGGCCCACCTGCGCCGTCAGGGCATCGAGGTGGCCCGCTGCACCGTCGAACGGCTCATGCGCGTCAACGGGTGGCGCGGTGCCAGCAGGGCGAAGAGGGTCCGCACCACCGTGCCGGAGCCGTCGGCGCCGCGGCCGCCGGATCTGGTCGACCGGAACTTCCGGGTCGATCGGCCCGACGCGCTCTATGTCGCGGACTTCACGTACGTCCGGATGGTGTCCGGCTTCGCGTACACGGCGTTCGTCATCGATGCGTTCGCCGGCACGATCGTCGGTTGGGAGGTGTCGACGTCGAAGGAGACCGCGTTCGTGCAGCGGGCGGTGAACCAGGCCTGCACCTTGCGGACGATGCAAGGTAACCCATTGCGCGGAAACACTATTCACCACAGCGACGCGGGGTCGCAATATACGGCTCTGCGCTTCGGGGAGACCTTGTTCCTGCAGGGACTGCTGCCGTCGATCGGGTCGGTGGCCGACGCCTTCGACAACGCCCTCGCCGAGACGACGGTCGGGCTCTACAAGGCCGAGTGCATCGCCGACGACTCCCCGTTCCGCATCGGGCCGCTACGCACCGTCAGCGACGTCGAGGAGGCCACCTCGGCGTGGGTGCACTGGTACAACACCGACCGGCTGATGCACCGCCTTGGGCGGATCCCACCCACCGAGTACGAGGCCAGGTACTACGCTGCAGAACGTGCCGATCAACCGGTCGCACACAAATAA
- a CDS encoding flavin reductase encodes MTTTNALPVIDPGHLRKCLGSFVTGVTVVTTVDRDGQRHGCTANSFSSVSLDPPLVLWSQRVAAGSFPAFSQAERFAINILSSGQKQVAEHFARPAEDKFVGIPVRTGLGGIPLIDDCAAYVECQMEASYPGGDHGIFLGRVERIEHTPDRKPLAFGNGKYLVTDAYDLGPFSPDLALASPARLDVVREATHLAEELARDLDRTVGLAVWGNHGPTMIRWEESSCPVSINLRTGLVLPLLSSATGLVFAAHLPPAWTAQLTEQELLEPSRVRCTHCYLCATG; translated from the coding sequence ATGACCACCACGAACGCTCTCCCCGTCATCGACCCGGGGCACCTGCGCAAGTGCCTCGGATCGTTTGTGACCGGTGTGACGGTGGTGACGACGGTTGATCGCGACGGTCAGCGGCATGGATGCACCGCCAACTCCTTCAGCTCGGTGTCGCTTGACCCGCCCTTGGTTCTGTGGAGCCAGCGGGTGGCGGCAGGTAGCTTTCCGGCCTTCAGCCAAGCCGAGCGTTTCGCGATCAACATTTTGTCTTCTGGGCAAAAGCAGGTTGCCGAGCACTTCGCTCGGCCGGCCGAAGACAAGTTCGTCGGGATCCCGGTACGAACGGGGCTCGGGGGCATCCCCCTAATCGATGACTGCGCCGCCTATGTCGAATGTCAAATGGAAGCCAGCTACCCCGGCGGTGACCATGGGATCTTCCTCGGCAGGGTCGAGCGCATCGAGCACACTCCCGACCGCAAGCCTCTGGCCTTCGGCAACGGGAAGTACCTCGTTACAGACGCCTATGACCTCGGGCCGTTCTCCCCCGACTTGGCCCTGGCCAGCCCGGCACGTCTCGACGTGGTGCGAGAAGCCACACATCTGGCCGAGGAACTGGCTCGCGACCTCGACCGAACGGTGGGCCTGGCCGTCTGGGGCAACCACGGACCAACCATGATCCGGTGGGAGGAGTCCAGCTGTCCGGTCAGTATCAATCTGCGCACGGGATTGGTCTTGCCGCTCCTGAGCTCAGCTACCGGGCTTGTCTTCGCGGCACACCTGCCGCCCGCCTGGACCGCCCAGCTCACCGAGCAGGAGCTGCTTGAACCATCCCGGGTCCGATGCACACACTGTTATTTGTGTGCGACCGGTTGA
- a CDS encoding LLM class flavin-dependent oxidoreductase — translation MDHNGSSKQPMLYSYFSVNDHYPGRDRSIDALYREVLAQGELADELGYDTFFVAEHHFHEYGVVPNPAIMLAALSQRTNNIRLGTAISVLTFHNPITIAENYSIVDVLSGGRLVMGVGSGYLKHEYEGFGIDPATKRERFDENFALVQRAMAGERITFDGTYNHLKDVALNTLPTQRPTPPFYVAVLQHQAAYYVGRQGHNMMCVPYASVDKLEDVALIIEEYHRGLAERSTEATGDAIVTLHTHVADTDEQARQVATEPFDLYVATRLYAKSQTYEDVMASRLGLFGSVDTVVERLLELYDMGVRHVSTLHNFGLMPYDQANRSMRMLADEVMPRVHKALGIDPIR, via the coding sequence ATGGATCACAACGGTTCGTCCAAGCAGCCAATGCTGTACTCGTACTTCTCGGTCAACGATCACTACCCAGGCCGTGATCGAAGTATCGATGCGCTATATCGGGAGGTGCTGGCGCAAGGCGAGTTGGCCGACGAGCTGGGCTACGACACCTTCTTTGTTGCCGAACACCATTTCCATGAGTACGGAGTGGTGCCGAACCCGGCGATCATGCTGGCGGCACTCTCGCAGCGGACCAACAACATCCGCCTGGGGACCGCGATTTCAGTTCTTACCTTCCACAACCCCATCACGATCGCCGAGAACTACTCCATCGTGGATGTGCTCTCGGGCGGCCGACTGGTCATGGGCGTGGGTTCGGGATACCTCAAGCACGAGTACGAAGGCTTCGGCATTGATCCGGCCACCAAGCGAGAGCGTTTCGACGAGAACTTCGCACTCGTCCAGCGGGCCATGGCGGGGGAGCGGATCACCTTCGACGGGACCTACAACCACCTGAAGGATGTGGCTCTCAACACCCTGCCTACCCAGCGCCCGACCCCGCCCTTTTATGTTGCGGTTCTTCAACATCAGGCCGCGTACTACGTCGGCCGGCAGGGCCACAACATGATGTGTGTCCCCTACGCCTCCGTCGACAAACTCGAGGATGTCGCACTCATCATCGAGGAGTACCACCGCGGGCTGGCCGAGAGGTCGACCGAGGCGACCGGCGACGCCATCGTCACCTTGCACACCCACGTCGCGGACACCGACGAGCAGGCGCGCCAGGTCGCAACCGAGCCATTCGACCTGTATGTCGCGACCAGGCTCTATGCAAAGAGTCAAACGTACGAGGACGTCATGGCTTCGCGTCTCGGGCTGTTCGGATCGGTTGACACAGTGGTCGAACGCCTCCTCGAGCTCTACGACATGGGCGTTCGGCACGTCTCGACGTTGCACAACTTCGGGCTGATGCCCTACGACCAGGCGAATCGATCGATGCGCATGCTGGCCGATGAAGTCATGCCGCGCGTGCACAAGGCTCTCGGAATCGACCCGATCCGATGA
- a CDS encoding acyl-CoA dehydrogenase family protein, which produces MDTVEILDLRKELVTRAQALRPLLEKNAVVAEGERALPDETFNALIEAGMLKLCKPRRYGGLEAGHRTYLDVVAELAKGCGAASWYGFILNMTDWIVGQMHQDAQDAVWGDSPNAVTCCPLNPIPGWEARWGKDGVTLSGEWPYTSGCGHADWVLAGFPVLDDAGNPVDSAVALISMKDTTIKDTWYVAGMQGTGSNTVVVKDVFVPNTMIMKMSGPLSNNHPTPHKSEHMFLSDPGATFWTCVAPPVLGLAQLALELTVERLTTKPKPISYSFYTDSSKAPSTQFAVAQAATMIDAATLQARAACDEIDAQSRTGELMARLDRGRNIMRGANVIRLCREATDLLIDAQGAGSFAQVNPLQRIWRDLNTAARHGFNSVGMKHEMYGRILLGADEQQMTPFA; this is translated from the coding sequence ATGGACACGGTCGAGATATTGGATCTCCGTAAGGAACTCGTCACAAGGGCGCAGGCATTGCGCCCCCTGCTCGAGAAGAATGCGGTCGTCGCCGAGGGTGAGCGCGCTCTGCCGGACGAGACCTTCAATGCGCTGATCGAAGCGGGGATGCTGAAGCTGTGCAAGCCCCGTCGTTACGGCGGCCTGGAGGCCGGGCACCGTACCTACCTCGACGTCGTGGCCGAGCTCGCCAAGGGTTGCGGGGCCGCCTCGTGGTATGGCTTCATCCTCAACATGACCGACTGGATTGTCGGCCAGATGCACCAAGATGCCCAGGACGCCGTGTGGGGAGACTCGCCGAATGCCGTCACCTGTTGCCCGCTGAACCCGATTCCCGGTTGGGAGGCTCGTTGGGGGAAGGACGGAGTGACGCTCAGCGGGGAATGGCCCTACACATCTGGCTGCGGACATGCCGATTGGGTCCTGGCGGGTTTCCCTGTCCTCGATGACGCAGGCAATCCCGTGGACAGCGCCGTGGCCCTCATTTCGATGAAGGACACGACGATCAAGGACACATGGTATGTGGCCGGCATGCAGGGAACCGGTAGTAACACCGTGGTCGTGAAAGACGTGTTCGTGCCCAACACCATGATCATGAAGATGTCCGGTCCACTGAGCAACAACCACCCGACCCCGCACAAGTCGGAGCACATGTTCCTCAGTGATCCCGGGGCCACCTTCTGGACATGCGTGGCACCGCCGGTGCTTGGCCTTGCCCAGCTCGCACTCGAGCTCACGGTGGAACGTCTGACCACCAAGCCGAAGCCAATTAGCTACTCCTTCTACACGGACTCGAGCAAAGCTCCCTCTACGCAGTTTGCTGTCGCCCAGGCTGCGACGATGATTGACGCCGCAACTCTGCAGGCACGCGCCGCCTGCGACGAGATCGATGCCCAGTCAAGGACCGGCGAACTCATGGCGCGACTGGACCGCGGTCGAAACATTATGCGGGGCGCCAATGTGATTCGACTCTGTCGTGAAGCAACCGATCTGCTGATCGATGCTCAAGGGGCGGGCTCCTTCGCGCAGGTGAACCCGCTGCAGCGCATCTGGCGGGATCTCAACACCGCGGCCCGGCATGGCTTCAACAGTGTCGGGATGAAGCACGAGATGTACGGACGCATTCTACTTGGGGCCGATGAGCAGCAGATGACACCGTTCGCGTGA
- a CDS encoding IclR family transcriptional regulator — protein MSRPPETSQSVDRAMELVHLLALRGPLRLADIDRAMGGPRRGLQRLLTSLEHAAVVWRDPDTKAYDLGMGLAILGSIASERTALPRLAPPHLRGIAEATGRTGMLLLRRDHDVVCAHSEVPSVGAALVLPVGRAIPLWSGAARAILAYLDREEVERVVPREKMQAELTDELATIRRQGWAMARGEVLSGALAVTVPVFDAAARPIACVGAMGYDVHDGGENWLPSVRSAAEALSDALGRQTNRGPRDDSPPAPVRR, from the coding sequence ATGTCAAGACCCCCCGAAACCTCCCAATCAGTCGACCGGGCAATGGAACTGGTCCACTTGCTGGCACTCCGGGGGCCGCTCCGACTGGCGGATATTGACCGCGCCATGGGAGGCCCGCGACGCGGACTGCAGAGACTGCTCACCTCCCTTGAACATGCCGCAGTGGTCTGGCGAGATCCCGACACGAAGGCCTACGACCTGGGCATGGGACTAGCCATACTTGGCTCGATCGCGTCGGAGCGCACTGCATTGCCGCGCCTTGCCCCGCCCCATCTGCGAGGAATCGCCGAAGCCACGGGGCGGACTGGAATGCTGTTGCTCCGACGCGATCATGATGTCGTCTGTGCCCATAGCGAGGTTCCGTCCGTCGGTGCGGCGCTTGTCCTCCCGGTCGGCCGTGCCATCCCGCTGTGGAGCGGCGCGGCACGGGCGATCCTGGCGTATCTGGATCGAGAGGAGGTCGAGCGGGTGGTACCACGAGAGAAGATGCAAGCCGAACTGACTGACGAACTCGCGACGATTCGCCGCCAAGGTTGGGCGATGGCCCGCGGAGAGGTTCTGTCTGGAGCACTCGCAGTCACTGTTCCCGTGTTCGACGCAGCCGCCAGACCGATCGCATGCGTTGGTGCAATGGGTTACGACGTGCACGATGGTGGCGAGAACTGGCTGCCATCTGTGCGGTCCGCCGCTGAGGCGCTGAGTGATGCACTGGGCCGGCAGACCAACCGCGGGCCCCGTGACGACAGCCCGCCAGCACCAGTTCGGCGGTAA
- a CDS encoding alpha/beta fold hydrolase: protein MTAAHVQVGTGDRKVICLHGWFGSSTGWGSWPELLDGSRFTYVFVDYRGYGERKDVDGEHTMAEISADVLALADDLGWDTFDIIGHSMGGMAAQRVLADAPHRVQNLVAISPAPATGVPLDDQSWALFADAASDDANRAIIIDFSTGSRLSRTWVDQVVAHSVERSDRAAFGDYLTAWTKTDFADEIVGKEHPIKVIVGEHDPVLGAQAMEHTFMQHYPNASVEVVPNAGHYAMFETPVALATSVEAFLAG from the coding sequence ATGACCGCAGCACATGTTCAGGTTGGAACTGGAGATCGGAAAGTCATCTGTCTGCACGGCTGGTTCGGCTCATCGACCGGGTGGGGCAGCTGGCCGGAGTTGCTGGACGGATCGCGGTTCACGTACGTGTTCGTCGACTACCGAGGCTATGGGGAACGCAAGGATGTGGACGGCGAGCACACGATGGCGGAGATTTCTGCCGACGTGCTCGCGCTGGCCGACGACTTGGGTTGGGACACGTTCGACATCATCGGTCACTCGATGGGAGGCATGGCCGCGCAGCGCGTGCTCGCTGACGCTCCCCACCGGGTACAGAACTTGGTCGCGATCTCACCGGCACCCGCGACGGGTGTGCCGTTGGACGACCAGTCGTGGGCGCTGTTCGCCGATGCGGCGTCGGACGACGCGAACCGGGCGATCATCATTGACTTCTCGACCGGCAGCCGGCTCTCGCGCACATGGGTCGACCAGGTGGTGGCGCACTCCGTGGAACGGTCGGACCGAGCGGCGTTCGGTGACTACCTAACTGCCTGGACGAAGACGGACTTTGCCGACGAGATCGTTGGCAAGGAGCATCCGATCAAGGTGATCGTGGGCGAGCACGATCCGGTGCTTGGTGCCCAGGCCATGGAGCACACGTTTATGCAGCACTATCCGAACGCGTCGGTGGAGGTCGTGCCCAACGCCGGGCATTACGCGATGTTCGAGACACCGGTGGCACTGGCCACCAGCGTTGAGGCGTTCCTCGCCGGCTGA
- the ribB gene encoding 3,4-dihydroxy-2-butanone-4-phosphate synthase, with protein MSTGSAGVPRALAAIAAGSMVVVLDDRDRENEADLIMAAQCVDTDSVAFFLEHTSGFLCTAITESRAGELELPLMVEHNTESMGTAFLDSVDFVHGTSTGISAADRAATIRSLAQTDTKPVDLARPGHVLPLRARAGGVLERPGHTEAGVDLCSAAGVLPAALICELITADKREMLRGSQARAFADRHGLEVITIAEIVAYRTDQLGPPQAEHARARIPTPYGLFNAMAYSGEDGIEHAALVHGDVAGHAEVAVRVHSECLTGDLFGSLRCDCRTQLEQSLRMVTAIGAGVIIYLRGHEGRGIGLGQKLRAYRVQQCEGLDTIDANLAVGSPVDVRDYRAAAAMLTELQVRSIRLITNNPDKITALSTLGVKVCERIASGTEPTAENLDYLRTKRDRLGHLLELPTEEELTDRPLSSSAAWPA; from the coding sequence ATGAGTACCGGTAGCGCCGGCGTCCCTCGCGCACTGGCGGCGATCGCCGCCGGCTCGATGGTGGTGGTTCTCGACGACCGGGACCGAGAAAACGAGGCGGACCTGATCATGGCCGCGCAGTGTGTCGATACCGACAGCGTTGCTTTCTTCCTGGAACACACCTCCGGCTTTCTGTGCACGGCGATCACCGAAAGCCGGGCAGGCGAGCTCGAGCTTCCGCTGATGGTCGAGCACAACACCGAGAGTATGGGTACGGCGTTTCTCGACAGTGTGGACTTCGTGCACGGCACCTCCACCGGGATCAGCGCTGCTGATCGCGCGGCAACGATTCGTTCTCTCGCACAGACCGATACGAAGCCGGTCGATCTGGCCAGGCCGGGACATGTGCTGCCGCTGCGCGCCCGCGCCGGTGGCGTGCTCGAGCGGCCGGGACATACCGAGGCGGGAGTCGATCTGTGCTCCGCAGCCGGGGTGCTGCCGGCAGCTCTGATCTGCGAACTCATCACCGCAGACAAGCGAGAAATGCTTCGGGGGTCGCAGGCGAGAGCCTTTGCCGACCGGCACGGTCTCGAGGTCATCACCATCGCCGAGATCGTCGCCTATCGCACCGACCAGCTCGGCCCCCCGCAAGCGGAGCACGCGCGGGCCCGGATCCCCACGCCGTACGGCCTGTTCAATGCGATGGCCTATTCCGGGGAGGACGGCATCGAGCATGCGGCATTGGTACACGGTGACGTGGCCGGCCACGCCGAGGTAGCCGTCCGCGTGCACAGCGAATGCCTGACCGGGGACCTCTTCGGCTCGCTGCGCTGCGATTGCCGAACACAGCTGGAGCAGTCCTTGCGAATGGTGACCGCTATCGGAGCCGGAGTCATCATCTATCTGCGTGGGCATGAGGGCCGCGGAATCGGATTGGGACAGAAGCTTCGTGCGTATCGGGTGCAACAGTGTGAGGGACTCGATACCATCGACGCCAATCTTGCGGTCGGCTCGCCGGTGGATGTGCGTGACTATCGGGCGGCCGCCGCGATGCTGACCGAACTGCAGGTGCGGTCGATTCGATTGATCACCAACAATCCGGACAAGATCACTGCGCTCTCGACGCTGGGCGTGAAGGTGTGCGAGCGGATCGCCTCCGGGACCGAACCGACGGCCGAGAACCTCGACTACCTGCGCACCAAAAGAGATCGACTCGGGCATCTGTTGGAACTTCCCACCGAGGAGGAACTGACGGACAGGCCTCTATCCAGCTCAGCCGCCTGGCCGGCATGA